The Candidatus Baltobacteraceae bacterium DNA window CGTTCAAGCTGTCCGGCAGGTAACTCCGCACCCGCGCAAGGGCTTTCGATACGGTTCCTGCACCACGAAGGCGAGGAGGCGATTCGCGCAACTGCTCGGAAGGGCCCTACATCCCCGATCCGTGTACCGTCGCGACGGCGATGTTCAGCGCGGTTAGGGTCGGGCGAATTTGTAGCCATGGCCGTGAACGGTGCAAATAACGTCGCGCAAGCCACATTGCTTTTCGAGCACGTCACGCAGGCGATAGATATGCACGTCGACGGTACGCTCGTCGCCGGCGAAATCGAACCCCCAAACTTTCTGCAGCAGCCGTTCGCGCGAGAACGCGACGCCGGGATTG harbors:
- a CDS encoding helix-turn-helix domain-containing protein; this translates as NPGVAFSRERLLQKVWGFDFAGDERTVDVHIYRLRDVLEKQCGLRDVICTVHGHGYKFARP